A single window of Cottoperca gobio chromosome 9, fCotGob3.1, whole genome shotgun sequence DNA harbors:
- the b3galt8 gene encoding beta-1,3-galactosyltransferase 2, protein MRSSCYWRLVKLLAASALLVLSAQIFFSTTSKPPPKPSALSVEEYRLLSPQTYQYHLNEPAVCRDRSPFLLFMVPVSPVEAAARQAVRSTWGAPAPGRDSLTLFYVGLPEGGQGSSSQDELEEESRRHGDIIQMNFQDSYQNLTIKTMMMMNWLSTHCPNASYAMKVDADIFVNVLYLIRRLSSSPRQGFITGSVISDGRPRRDSNSKWHVSKDLYPDDSFPPYVSGAGYVFSTDLAPRISWASRFVRMIPLEDVYVGLCLHVLDVRPVYCRSLTLRNLFEIRQLEYDRCTFAKLVIVNGFKPPQLLHVWQDFSKGHSSC, encoded by the coding sequence ATGAGGAGCAGTTGTTACTGGAGGTTAGTGAAGTTACTCGCCGCTTCAGCCCTGCTTGTCCTGTCCGctcaaatatttttttccacaacgAGTAAACCTCCGCCGAAGCCCAGCGCCCTCTCAGTGGAGGAGTACCGGCTCCTGTCCCCTCAGACATACCAGTATCATCTCAATGAACCCGCTGTATGCAGGGACAGAAGCCCCTTCCTGCTCTTTATGGTCCCAGTGTCCCCTGTGGAGGCTGCAGCGAGGCAGGCCGTCAGGTCAACATGGGGAGCTCCTGCTCCAGGCCGGGACAGCCTAACTCTATTCTATGTAGGGCTCCCTGAGGGGGGGCAGGGCTCCTCCTCTCAGgacgagctggaggaggagagcaggagacatggagacatcATCCAGATGAACTTCCAGGACAGTTACCAGAACCTGACCATCAAgaccatgatgatgatgaactgGCTGTCCACCCACTGCCCCAACGCCTCATACGCCATGAAAGTGGATGCTGACATCTTTGTGAATGTGTTGTACCTCATCAGGAGGCTAAGCAGCTCCCCCAGACAGGGCTTCATCACAGGCTCAGTGATCAGTGATGGCAGACCCAGGAGGGACAGCAACAGTAAGTGGCATGTGTCAAAGGACCTGTACCCTGATGACAGCTTCCCCCCGTATGTGTCCGGTGCTGGGTACGTCTTCTCCACAGACCTGGCCCCCAGGATCTCCTGGGCCTCCAGGTTTGTCAGGATGATCCCCCTGGAGGACGTCTACGTGGGGCTGTGTCTGCACGTGTTGGACGTCCGGCCCGTGTACTGCCGCAGCCTGACTCTCAGGAACCTGTTTGAAATCCGACAGCTGGAGTACGACAGGTGCACTTTTGCCAAACTGGTCATTGTCAACGGTTTTAAGCCACCACAGCTGCTGCACGTGTGGCAGGACTTCTCCAAGGGCCACAGCAGCTGCTGA